One part of the Fusobacterium pseudoperiodonticum genome encodes these proteins:
- a CDS encoding histidine phosphatase family protein encodes MGKLILIRHGQTEMNAQNLYFGKLNPPLNDLGIEQAYMAKEKLSNIAYDCIYSSPLERTRETAEICNYLDKEIIYDSRLEEINFGIFEGLTFKEISEQYPNEVKEMEKNWKSFNYITGESLEELYQRAVSFLETLDYTKDNLIISHWGIINCIISYFVSGTLDTYWKFKVDNCSIVIFEGDFDFSYLTKLY; translated from the coding sequence ATGGGGAAATTAATTTTAATAAGACATGGGCAGACAGAAATGAATGCTCAAAATCTATATTTTGGAAAGTTAAATCCACCTTTAAATGACTTGGGAATAGAACAAGCCTATATGGCAAAGGAAAAGCTTTCAAATATAGCTTATGATTGTATCTATTCTAGTCCTTTAGAAAGAACAAGAGAAACAGCAGAAATTTGTAATTATTTGGATAAAGAGATAATCTATGATAGTAGGTTAGAAGAAATAAATTTTGGAATTTTTGAAGGTTTAACATTTAAAGAAATTTCTGAACAATATCCAAATGAAGTAAAAGAAATGGAAAAGAATTGGAAAAGTTTTAATTATATAACAGGAGAAAGTCTCGAAGAACTATATCAAAGGGCTGTTTCGTTTTTAGAAACTTTAGATTATACAAAAGACAACCTTATTATTTCTCATTGGGGGATAATAAACTGTATAATCAGTTATTTTGTTTCAGGGACTTTAGATACCTATTGGAAATTTAAAGTAGATAATTGTTCTATTGTAATCTTTGAAGGAGATTTTGATTTCAGTTATCTTACTAAATTATATTAG
- a CDS encoding RNA-guided endonuclease TnpB family protein codes for MANYVLTLALKTELWQEHILEKRLNIARMIYNACLSEILKRHRKMINSSEYKEVSNLDKKEQSKRYKELDKKYSISKFELNKYVKPMTQKFKKNIGSQMGQELAERAFATYEKFKYGKAKKVYFKSYGNFYSVREKGNITGLRFFKEDCCISWLGLKIPVIIKNNDKYAQSCFLDKLLYCRLLKRVVNGKNKYYVQITFEGVPPKKHKVGRENEIGIDIGTSTIAIVSDNKVELKILAENIEINEKEKIRLQRKLDRQRRANNPNKYNKDGTINIENKEKWKKSKSYVKTKLKLSNLQRKIAEKRKQSHNILANSILEIGTIVKVENINFKALQRRSKKTEISEKTGKLKKKKRFGKSLSNRAPALLIEIINRKLEYIGKNIIKIDTFKVKASQLNHSTNEYEKKSLSKRWVEILGNKIQRDLYSAFLIKNVKENLEEVNIEKAQKEFKNFVKLHNEEIERIKKGNVKTLNCMGF; via the coding sequence ATGGCGAATTATGTATTGACATTAGCTTTAAAAACTGAACTATGGCAAGAACATATTTTAGAAAAAAGATTAAATATTGCTAGAATGATATATAATGCTTGCCTTAGTGAAATTCTTAAAAGACATAGAAAAATGATAAATTCTTCTGAATATAAAGAAGTCAGTAATTTAGATAAAAAAGAGCAATCTAAAAGATATAAAGAATTAGATAAAAAATATTCAATATCTAAATTTGAATTAAATAAATACGTAAAACCTATGACGCAAAAATTTAAAAAGAATATAGGTTCTCAAATGGGACAAGAATTAGCTGAAAGAGCTTTTGCAACTTATGAAAAATTTAAGTATGGTAAAGCTAAAAAAGTATATTTTAAAAGTTATGGAAATTTCTATTCTGTTAGAGAAAAAGGAAATATTACAGGACTTAGATTTTTTAAAGAAGATTGTTGTATATCTTGGTTAGGCTTAAAGATTCCTGTAATAATAAAAAATAATGATAAATATGCACAAAGTTGTTTTTTAGATAAGTTATTGTATTGTAGATTACTTAAGAGGGTTGTAAATGGAAAAAATAAATACTATGTTCAAATAACTTTTGAGGGAGTACCTCCTAAAAAACATAAAGTTGGTAGAGAAAATGAAATTGGAATTGATATAGGAACTTCAACAATAGCAATCGTTAGTGATAATAAAGTAGAATTAAAGATTTTAGCTGAAAATATAGAAATAAATGAAAAAGAAAAAATAAGGCTACAAAGAAAATTAGATAGACAGAGAAGAGCAAACAATCCTAATAAATATAACAAAGATGGCACAATTAATATAGAAAATAAAGAAAAATGGAAAAAGAGCAAATCATATGTAAAAACAAAGTTAAAACTTTCAAATTTACAGAGAAAAATCGCAGAGAAAAGAAAGCAATCTCATAATATTTTAGCTAATAGTATACTAGAAATTGGAACAATAGTAAAAGTTGAAAATATTAATTTTAAAGCTTTACAGAGAAGAAGCAAGAAAACTGAAATATCTGAAAAAACTGGAAAATTAAAAAAGAAAAAGAGATTTGGAAAATCATTATCAAATAGAGCACCAGCATTATTAATTGAAATAATAAATAGAAAACTAGAATATATTGGAAAAAATATAATAAAAATTGATACTTTTAAAGTAAAAGCTAGTCAACTAAATCATAGTACAAATGAATATGAAAAGAAAAGTCTATCAAAAAGATGGGTAGAAATATTAGGAAATAAAATACAAAGAGATTTGTATTCTGCATTTTTAATAAAGAATGTAAAAGAAAATTTAGAAGAAGTAAATATAGAAAAAGCACAAAAAGAATTTAAAAATTTTGTTAAATTGCATAATGAAGAAATTGAAAGAATAAAAAAAGGAAATGTAAAAACATTAAACTGTATGGGATTTTAA
- the cobT gene encoding nicotinate-nucleotide--dimethylbenzimidazole phosphoribosyltransferase, with protein MKDINFLFDLINKIEPVDSSAIKEAQTELDRKMKPKDCLGVLEEICKKAASIYGYPIKKLDRKCHILVSADNGVIEEGVSSCPIEYTPIVSEAMLNNIACIGIFTKTLGVDLNVVDIGMKNDIKREYPNLIHRKVKRGTNNFYKEKAMSMEECLQAIFTGIDLINERANDYDIFSNGEMGIANTTTSSALLYSVTRENIDIVVGRGGGLSDEGLSKKKKIIVEACERYGTFDMNPIEMMAAVGGFDLACMLGMYIGAALNKKLMLVDGFISSVAALLACKLNKNIQDYLLFTHKSEEPGVNIILDYLKEKTFLNMNMRLGEGTGAVLAYPIIACAIEMINTMKSPEEVYKLFF; from the coding sequence ATGAAAGATATAAATTTTTTATTTGATTTAATCAATAAAATAGAACCTGTAGATAGTTCAGCAATTAAAGAAGCTCAAACTGAGCTCGATAGAAAAATGAAACCTAAGGATTGCTTAGGAGTTTTAGAAGAAATTTGTAAAAAAGCTGCTTCTATCTATGGTTATCCTATAAAGAAATTAGATAGAAAGTGTCATATACTTGTTTCAGCAGACAATGGAGTTATAGAAGAAGGAGTATCGTCTTGTCCTATTGAATATACTCCAATAGTTTCTGAGGCTATGTTAAATAATATAGCTTGTATTGGTATATTTACAAAAACTTTGGGTGTGGACTTAAATGTTGTTGATATCGGAATGAAGAACGACATAAAAAGAGAATACCCTAATTTAATTCATAGAAAAGTTAAAAGAGGAACAAATAATTTTTACAAAGAAAAAGCTATGTCTATGGAAGAATGTCTACAAGCTATTTTTACAGGTATAGATTTAATAAATGAAAGAGCTAATGACTATGATATATTCTCAAATGGAGAAATGGGTATAGCTAATACTACTACAAGTTCAGCACTTCTATACTCTGTAACAAGAGAAAACATAGATATAGTTGTGGGAAGGGGCGGAGGCCTATCTGATGAAGGCTTAAGCAAAAAGAAAAAAATAATAGTGGAAGCTTGTGAAAGATATGGAACTTTTGATATGAATCCTATTGAAATGATGGCAGCAGTTGGAGGTTTTGACTTAGCTTGTATGCTTGGAATGTATATAGGGGCAGCTCTTAACAAAAAGCTTATGCTTGTTGATGGCTTTATATCATCGGTTGCAGCACTATTAGCTTGTAAGTTAAATAAAAATATTCAAGATTACTTATTATTTACTCATAAGAGTGAAGAACCAGGAGTAAATATTATCTTAGACTATTTAAAAGAAAAAACTTTTTTAAATATGAATATGAGACTAGGTGAAGGGACAGGAGCTGTTCTTGCCTATCCTATAATTGCTTGTGCAATAGAAATGATTAATACTATGAAGAGTCCAGAAGAAGTATATAAATTATTTTTTTAA
- the cobS gene encoding adenosylcobinamide-GDP ribazoletransferase — protein sequence MKGFLLLLSFMTRIPMPKIDYDEEKLGKSMKLFPLVGVVIGFILLFFSIVFSYVLSNLSFSAFLPIIILVVILTDLISTGALHLDGLADTFDGIFSYRSKHKMLEIMKDSRLGSNGALALILYFLIKFVLLYSLLMEDQGETVFAVLTYPVVARLCSVISCASAPYARGSGMGKTFVDNTKASGVIIASLITVVYSSAMLFYMINSSLSLELPLDFVMMRLGINLLIIAILGLFAFSFSKLIERKIGGITGDTLGALLEISSLVYLFLIIVVPTFFL from the coding sequence ATGAAAGGTTTTTTATTACTTTTATCGTTTATGACAAGAATACCAATGCCAAAAATAGATTATGATGAGGAAAAGCTTGGAAAGTCAATGAAACTTTTTCCACTTGTAGGAGTAGTAATAGGTTTTATTCTATTATTCTTTTCTATAGTGTTTTCTTATGTTTTGAGCAATTTATCTTTTTCGGCTTTTTTACCAATAATCATATTGGTAGTAATTTTAACAGATTTAATCTCAACAGGAGCTTTACATCTTGATGGTTTAGCAGATACTTTTGATGGAATTTTTAGTTATAGAAGTAAACATAAAATGCTTGAAATAATGAAAGATTCAAGATTAGGTAGTAACGGTGCTTTAGCATTAATCCTATATTTCTTAATAAAGTTTGTATTACTATATTCTTTATTGATGGAAGATCAAGGAGAAACAGTTTTTGCTGTATTAACTTATCCAGTTGTAGCTAGACTTTGTAGTGTTATCAGTTGTGCTTCAGCTCCTTATGCTAGAGGAAGTGGAATGGGTAAAACTTTTGTTGATAATACAAAAGCTAGTGGAGTTATTATTGCATCATTGATAACTGTAGTATATAGCAGTGCTATGTTATTCTATATGATAAATAGTAGTTTATCACTTGAATTACCTTTAGATTTTGTTATGATGAGATTAGGAATTAATTTACTTATAATTGCAATACTAGGACTATTTGCTTTTTCTTTCTCTAAATTGATAGAAAGAAAAATAGGTGGGATAACAGGAGATACTTTAGGGGCTTTACTTGAAATATCAAGCCTTGTATATCTATTCTTAATTATAGTTGTACCTACTTTCTTCTTATAA
- the cobU gene encoding bifunctional adenosylcobinamide kinase/adenosylcobinamide-phosphate guanylyltransferase produces the protein MGKIIFFTGGSRSGKSKFAEEYIYEQKYKNKIYFATAIAFDDEMQDRIERHIKRRGNTWKTIEGFKNLISLVKNDIDSTDVILFDCITNFVSNFMIMDRDIDWDKVDLSVVQEIEDQIEEEMSNFLEFIRSKKTDCVFVTNEIGSGLVPDYPLGRHFRDICGRINQLVAKNSDEAYLAVSGIKVKIK, from the coding sequence ATGGGAAAAATTATATTTTTTACTGGTGGAAGTAGAAGTGGAAAAAGTAAATTTGCTGAAGAATATATTTATGAACAAAAATATAAAAATAAAATTTATTTTGCTACAGCTATAGCTTTTGACGATGAAATGCAAGATAGAATTGAAAGACATATTAAAAGAAGAGGTAACACTTGGAAAACGATAGAAGGTTTTAAAAATCTTATCTCTCTTGTGAAAAATGATATAGATAGTACTGATGTAATTTTATTTGACTGTATTACAAATTTTGTTTCTAATTTTATGATAATGGATAGAGATATAGATTGGGATAAAGTGGATCTATCTGTAGTTCAAGAAATAGAAGATCAAATTGAAGAAGAAATGTCTAATTTTTTAGAATTTATTAGATCAAAAAAGACTGACTGTGTTTTTGTAACAAATGAAATTGGTTCAGGTCTTGTACCTGATTATCCTTTAGGTAGACACTTTAGAGATATCTGTGGAAGAATCAATCAGCTTGTTGCAAAGAATTCTGACGAAGCTTATTTAGCTGTTTCAGGAATAAAAGTAAAAATTAAATAA